Proteins from a single region of Streptomyces sp. HUAS 15-9:
- a CDS encoding ROK family glucokinase, translating to MSTYRDLTAPIGSRRAPVLRTVGTRERRSHLTAPRVPTVGIDIGGTKVMAGVVDADGNILEKVRTETPDKSKSPKVVEDTIVELVLDLSDRHDVHAVGIGAAGWVDADRNRVLFAPHLSWRNEPLRDRISGRLSVPVLVDNDANTAAWAEWRFGAGRGEDHLVMITLGTGIGGAILEDGQVKRGKYGVAGEFGHMQVVPGGHRCPCGNRGCWEQYSSGNALVREAKELAAADSPVAYGIIEHVKGNIADITGPMITELAREGDAMCIELLQDIGQWLGVGIANLAAALDPSCFVIGGGVSAADDLLIGPARDAFKRHLTGRGYRPEARITRAQLGPEAGMVGAADLARLVARRFRRAKRRRVERYERYERYVAARRTQDTA from the coding sequence ATGAGCACCTACCGCGACCTCACCGCCCCCATCGGCTCCCGCCGGGCCCCGGTGCTGCGCACCGTGGGCACCCGGGAACGCCGCTCTCACCTGACCGCGCCCCGGGTCCCCACCGTGGGGATCGACATCGGCGGCACAAAGGTCATGGCGGGCGTTGTGGACGCCGACGGCAACATCCTGGAGAAGGTCCGCACCGAGACCCCGGACAAGTCGAAGAGTCCCAAGGTCGTCGAGGACACCATCGTCGAACTGGTCCTGGACCTCTCCGACCGGCACGACGTGCACGCCGTCGGCATCGGCGCGGCCGGCTGGGTCGACGCCGACCGCAACCGCGTGCTCTTCGCGCCCCACCTGTCGTGGCGCAACGAACCGCTGCGCGACCGTATCTCCGGGCGCCTGTCGGTGCCCGTCCTCGTGGACAACGACGCCAACACGGCCGCCTGGGCGGAGTGGCGGTTCGGCGCGGGGCGCGGCGAGGACCACCTGGTCATGATCACGCTGGGCACCGGCATCGGCGGCGCGATCCTGGAGGACGGCCAGGTCAAGCGCGGCAAGTACGGCGTCGCGGGTGAATTCGGTCATATGCAGGTCGTGCCCGGCGGCCACCGCTGCCCGTGCGGCAACCGCGGCTGCTGGGAGCAGTACAGCTCCGGCAACGCCCTGGTCCGCGAGGCCAAGGAGCTGGCCGCCGCCGACTCGCCGGTGGCCTACGGGATCATCGAGCACGTCAAGGGCAACATCGCCGACATCACCGGCCCGATGATCACCGAGCTGGCCCGCGAGGGCGACGCCATGTGCATCGAGCTGCTCCAGGACATCGGCCAGTGGCTCGGCGTCGGCATCGCCAACCTCGCGGCCGCCCTCGACCCGTCCTGCTTCGTCATCGGCGGCGGCGTCAGCGCGGCCGACGACCTGCTGATCGGCCCCGCGCGGGACGCCTTCAAACGCCACCTCACCGGCCGCGGCTACCGCCCCGAGGCCCGGATCACCCGCGCCCAGCTCGGCCCCGAGGCCGGCATGGTCGGCGCCGCCGACCTCGCCCGCCTGGTCGCCCGCCGGTTCCGGCGCGCCAAGCGGCGCCGGGTGGAGCGCTACGAACGCTACGAGCGGTACGTGGCGGCCCGCCGTACCCAGGACACCGCATGA
- a CDS encoding GntR family transcriptional regulator: protein MSLALTVDRSSPVPLYFQLSQQLEAAIEHGDLTPGSLLGNEIELAARLGLSRPTVRQAIQSLVDKGLLVRRRGVGTQVVHSQVKRPLELSSLYDDLEAAGQRPATKVLVNTVVPASAEVAAALGVAEGSDVHRIERLRLAHGEPMAYLINHLPPGLLDLDTAQLEATGLYRLMRSVGITLHSARQSIGARGATAPEAERLAEEEGAPLLTMRRTTFDDTGRAVEFGDHTYRPSRYSFEFQLLVRS from the coding sequence GTGTCGCTCGCCCTCACCGTGGACCGGAGCTCGCCGGTGCCCCTGTACTTCCAGCTGTCCCAGCAGCTGGAGGCCGCGATCGAGCACGGAGACCTCACTCCCGGCAGCCTCCTGGGCAACGAGATCGAGCTCGCTGCACGGCTCGGCCTGTCCCGGCCCACGGTCCGCCAGGCCATCCAGTCCCTCGTCGACAAGGGACTCCTCGTGCGCCGTCGCGGCGTCGGCACCCAGGTCGTGCACAGCCAGGTCAAGCGGCCGCTGGAGCTCAGCAGCCTCTACGACGACCTGGAGGCGGCCGGTCAGCGCCCCGCGACCAAGGTCCTGGTCAACACCGTCGTCCCGGCCTCCGCCGAGGTCGCGGCCGCGCTCGGGGTCGCCGAGGGCAGCGACGTGCACCGCATCGAGCGGCTGCGGCTGGCCCACGGGGAGCCGATGGCGTACCTGATCAACCATCTGCCGCCCGGGCTGCTCGACCTGGACACCGCGCAGCTGGAGGCCACCGGCCTGTACCGGCTGATGCGCTCCGTCGGCATCACCCTGCACAGCGCCCGGCAGTCCATCGGCGCCCGCGGCGCCACGGCCCCCGAGGCCGAGCGGCTCGCCGAGGAGGAGGGCGCCCCGCTGCTCACCATGCGGCGCACCACCTTCGACGACACGGGCCGCGCGGTCGAGTTCGGCGACCACACCTACCGCCCCTCGCGCTACTCCTTCGAGTTCCAGCTGCTCGTACGGTCCTGA
- a CDS encoding DEAD/DEAH box helicase has translation MSGTAAVAGSARGNGTPREPVPVRLAAVYLPAPLPREGRVAFWDPDGEPLAADANLPATDGEELTVVRRHGAGVRRRKVPALSLPLDEALPVLVRARRDPAAHPATACWGAAALHALRLAARGRLLPGLTPTGHDAWRAGPLEPDDIAHLRAVAAALPAEGHAVPLPGPGPLRLPEPEALLRSFLDAVADTLPRTPAAPYTSGKPFAARDPQHLPHAHQWAAEVAAGMDAGVRISLRLDLSAYHLFDATPGGDGARGAGAAIVQVHSLADPTLVADAAALWAGDADTAFGSRARVDAALAVRRAARVWAPLDRLAEQDVPDVLALSEDELGELLGAAATRLAAAGVAVHWPRDLAQDLSAAAVVRAAPGSATDGTGFFESEELLQFRWQLALGGDPLTEAEMDELAEAHRPVVRLRDRWVLVDPALVRKARKRELGLLDPVDALSVALTGSAEVDGETVPAVPVGALADLRDRLTAGLRPAEPPTGLHATLRDYQLRGLAWLDLMTSLGLGGCLADDMGLGKTITVIALHLKRARTEPTLVVCPASLLGNWQREIARFAPGVPVRRFHGPERTLDGLDGGFVLTTYGTMRSTAARLAEQPWGMLVADEAQHVKNPYSATAKALRTIPSPARVALTGTPVENNLSELWALLDWTTPGLLGPLKSFRARHARAVENGAADENSAAVARLARLVRPFLLRRKKSDPGIVPELPPKTETDHPVPLTREQAALYEAVVRESLLAIETAEGMARRGLVLKLLGGLKQICDHPALYLKEDARGDGLSARSGKLALLDELLDTLLAEDGSALVFTQYVGMARLIASHLSARAVPVDLLHGGTPVPEREHMVDRFQSGRTPVLILSLKAAGTGLNLTRAGHVIHFDRWWNPAVEEQATDRAYRIGQTQPVQVHRLVTEGTVEDRIAQMLESKRALADAILGSGESALTELTDRELSDLVSLRRSS, from the coding sequence ATGAGCGGCACGGCCGCGGTGGCGGGGAGCGCGCGGGGGAACGGGACCCCGCGGGAGCCGGTCCCGGTGCGTCTCGCGGCCGTCTATCTGCCCGCCCCCCTGCCTCGCGAGGGCCGCGTCGCCTTCTGGGACCCCGACGGGGAACCACTGGCCGCCGACGCGAACCTGCCCGCCACCGACGGTGAGGAACTGACCGTCGTACGACGGCACGGAGCCGGGGTGCGCCGCAGGAAGGTGCCCGCGCTGTCCCTGCCGCTCGACGAGGCCCTACCGGTGCTCGTGCGGGCCCGCCGCGACCCCGCCGCCCACCCGGCCACGGCCTGTTGGGGCGCGGCCGCCCTGCACGCGCTGCGCCTCGCCGCCCGCGGCCGGCTGCTCCCCGGCCTGACCCCGACCGGGCACGACGCCTGGCGAGCCGGCCCCCTGGAACCCGACGACATCGCCCATCTGCGCGCGGTGGCGGCGGCCCTGCCCGCCGAGGGACACGCCGTGCCCCTGCCCGGCCCCGGCCCGCTGCGACTGCCCGAGCCGGAAGCGCTGCTGCGCTCCTTCCTGGACGCGGTCGCGGACACCCTGCCCCGCACCCCGGCCGCGCCGTACACCTCCGGCAAACCCTTCGCCGCCCGCGACCCCCAGCATCTGCCGCATGCGCACCAGTGGGCCGCGGAGGTCGCCGCCGGGATGGACGCGGGCGTGCGGATCTCGCTCCGCCTGGACCTCTCCGCGTACCACCTGTTCGACGCCACTCCCGGCGGCGACGGCGCGCGCGGCGCGGGCGCGGCGATCGTCCAGGTGCACAGCCTCGCCGACCCCACCCTCGTGGCCGACGCGGCGGCCCTGTGGGCGGGGGACGCCGACACGGCGTTCGGGTCCCGCGCGCGCGTGGACGCGGCCTTGGCCGTGCGCCGCGCCGCCCGCGTGTGGGCGCCGCTGGACCGGCTCGCCGAGCAGGACGTGCCCGACGTACTGGCCCTGTCCGAGGACGAACTCGGTGAACTGCTGGGCGCGGCGGCCACCCGGCTCGCCGCGGCCGGGGTCGCCGTGCACTGGCCCAGGGACCTGGCACAGGACCTGAGCGCGGCCGCGGTGGTACGGGCCGCACCGGGCTCGGCGACCGACGGCACCGGCTTCTTCGAGAGCGAGGAACTGCTCCAGTTCCGCTGGCAGCTGGCCCTCGGCGGTGACCCGCTCACCGAGGCCGAGATGGACGAACTCGCCGAGGCCCACCGCCCGGTCGTACGGCTCCGGGACCGCTGGGTGCTCGTCGACCCGGCCCTCGTCCGCAAGGCCCGCAAGCGCGAACTCGGCCTGCTCGACCCGGTCGACGCGCTCTCCGTCGCGCTCACCGGCAGCGCGGAGGTCGACGGCGAGACCGTGCCGGCGGTGCCGGTCGGCGCGCTCGCCGACCTGCGCGACCGCCTGACGGCCGGACTCCGGCCCGCCGAACCGCCCACCGGTCTGCACGCCACCCTGCGCGACTACCAGCTCAGGGGCCTGGCCTGGCTCGACCTCATGACCTCCCTCGGCCTGGGCGGCTGCCTCGCCGACGACATGGGCCTCGGGAAGACGATCACGGTCATCGCCCTGCACCTGAAGCGGGCCCGCACCGAGCCGACGCTGGTGGTCTGCCCGGCGTCCCTGCTCGGCAACTGGCAGCGGGAGATCGCCCGCTTCGCCCCCGGCGTCCCCGTACGCCGCTTCCACGGCCCGGAACGCACCCTGGACGGCCTGGACGGCGGCTTCGTCCTCACGACGTACGGGACGATGCGGTCGACCGCCGCGCGACTGGCCGAGCAACCCTGGGGCATGCTGGTCGCGGACGAGGCACAGCACGTCAAGAACCCGTACTCGGCCACGGCCAAGGCGCTGCGCACGATCCCGTCCCCCGCGCGGGTGGCCCTCACCGGCACCCCGGTGGAGAACAACCTCTCCGAACTGTGGGCCCTGCTCGACTGGACGACCCCCGGACTCCTCGGCCCCCTGAAGTCCTTCCGCGCCCGGCACGCGCGCGCCGTGGAGAACGGCGCGGCCGACGAGAACAGCGCGGCGGTCGCCCGTCTCGCCCGCCTGGTACGTCCCTTCCTGCTGCGCCGCAAGAAGTCCGACCCCGGCATCGTCCCGGAGCTCCCGCCCAAGACGGAGACCGACCACCCGGTCCCTCTCACCCGCGAACAGGCCGCGCTGTACGAGGCGGTGGTGCGCGAGTCGCTGCTGGCCATCGAGACCGCGGAGGGCATGGCCCGCCGGGGCCTGGTGCTGAAGCTGCTCGGCGGGCTCAAGCAGATCTGCGACCACCCCGCGCTGTATCTGAAGGAGGACGCGCGCGGCGACGGCCTGTCCGCCCGCTCCGGCAAACTCGCCCTGCTCGACGAGCTGTTGGACACCCTGCTGGCCGAGGACGGCTCGGCGCTCGTCTTCACCCAGTACGTCGGGATGGCCCGCCTCATCGCCTCCCACCTCTCGGCCCGCGCCGTCCCCGTCGACCTCCTGCACGGCGGTACGCCGGTCCCGGAGCGCGAACACATGGTGGACCGCTTCCAGAGCGGGCGGACCCCGGTGCTGATCCTGTCCCTGAAGGCCGCGGGAACGGGACTGAACCTCACGCGCGCGGGCCATGTCATCCACTTCGACCGCTGGTGGAACCCGGCCGTCGAGGAGCAGGCCACCGACCGCGCCTACCGCATCGGCCAGACCCAGCCGGTCCAGGTCCACAGGCTCGTCACCGAGGGCACCGTCGAGGACCGCATCGCCCAGATGCTGGAGTCCAAGCGCGCCCTGGCCGACGCGATCCTCGGCTCCGGCGAGTCCGCCCTCACGGAACTGACGGACCGGGAGCTGTCCGACCTGGTGTCGCTGCGGAGGTCGTCATGA
- a CDS encoding sugar kinase, with product MTASLPRQATPPDEPRRPPEDPRHKARRRALTLLIIVLLIGVPAGYLVISANQSRNSGKDKEQKYSATGLTAGWPSKVQRRLYQVPIPHPADQLAYYETNNWKTSRLYVQFRTNSAGLDSFLQGMRVDRNDLKKDDIAIGARDQKITGWNFTGPGPWWGMAHKQKNPAPTQDVVVNLADPNFPMVYVVSRTVP from the coding sequence ATGACCGCCTCCCTGCCCCGCCAGGCCACGCCGCCGGACGAACCGCGCCGCCCGCCCGAGGACCCGCGCCACAAGGCCAGGCGCCGGGCACTCACCCTGCTGATCATCGTGCTGCTCATCGGGGTCCCGGCGGGCTACCTGGTGATCTCCGCCAACCAGAGCCGCAACAGCGGCAAGGACAAGGAACAGAAGTACTCGGCGACCGGCCTCACCGCGGGCTGGCCGTCGAAGGTGCAGCGCCGGCTGTACCAGGTGCCGATCCCGCATCCCGCCGACCAGCTCGCCTACTACGAGACGAACAACTGGAAGACCAGCCGTCTCTACGTCCAGTTCCGCACCAACAGCGCCGGACTGGACAGCTTCCTTCAGGGCATGCGCGTCGACCGGAACGACCTGAAGAAGGACGACATCGCCATCGGCGCCCGCGACCAGAAGATCACCGGCTGGAACTTCACCGGCCCCGGCCCGTGGTGGGGCATGGCCCACAAGCAGAAGAACCCGGCGCCGACCCAGGACGTGGTCGTGAACCTGGCCGATCCGAACTTCCCGATGGTGTACGTCGTCTCGCGCACGGTGCCCTGA